GCCAGGCCGCCCGACTGCGCTGGCCCGGGCTGGTCCCCCCGGCTCCGCACCGCAACGCCCATTCCTGAGAACCGGAGCACCTGATGGCCGCCCGCCCGCAAGCCGGCTCGTACAGCGTCCTGCTCGTCGAGGACGACGCAGCCGACGCCATGCTGATCGAGGAGGCCCTGTTCGAGCAGGGCATGGCCCGCACCATCGTCAAGGCGGAGGACGGCGTCGTCGCCCTCGAACACCTCCGGGAGAACGCCGCCCGGTACCCCGACCTGATCATCCTCGACCTCAACATGCCCCGGATGAACGGCCGTGAGCTGCTGGAGGTCCTCAAGGCGGACGAGCAGCTCAAGCTGATCCCGATCGTGGTCCTCACCACCTCCGCCGCCCCCGAGGACGTCAGCGGTGCCTACCACCGGCACGCCAACGCGTACGTCACCAAGCCCGTCAATCTCGACGACTTCACCCGGGCCGTCCAGAGCATCGACAACTTCTACCTGGAGACGGCCGCCGTCCTCGCCCGGCCCTGACCTGCGGCAGAAGCCGGGAGGCGCCCCGCCGGGGGCGCGTCCCCGGCCCCGCCTCCCGGTCGCCGGCCACCGGTCCGACGGCCGGTGCATGACCTCGCGGAACCGGGGTAGGCGGTGGCGCATGCCCGGCCGCGAGCGCACCGGGCCACGAACGGGGACGGTGCCTGGTGCCGGAGGCGGGAACACTGACGGAACAGACCTGGACGGACTTCATCTTCCGGGCCGGTGCCGCCTACGACGGCACGCCGGGCACCGCCTCGGCGGCACGGCGCTTCGCCGACGACTTCCTCGCCGAGGCCCAGACGGTCCACGGGGTCCCGGTGACCGAGGCGCTGGCCGGCACGGTTCGGCTGGTCGTCAGCGAACTCGTCACCAACGCCGCGAAGTACGCACCGGGCCCCTGCCTGCTCGACCTGGAACTCACCGTCGACGACATCCGGGTGACGGTCTGGGACACCGAGGCGCGTCTTCCGGCCCCCCGGTCCCCGGATCCGGCACGGGTCGGCCAGCACGGCCTGGAGATCGTCCTCGCGGTCTGCCGCCGCTACGACATCGAGCGGCACGCGGGCGGCAAGCGCGTCCGGGCGCACCTCCCCCTGGACTGAGCCGGCTCCGCCGGTCACCCCTCGTGCCCGGCCCCGGGAGGCCCTTCCGCCCGTCCCGGCGCCGGGGCGCTCCGGCGGAGCGGCCCGTGGGCGCCGCCGGCCCCGGCCCGTGCACGGCGCGGCCCGGGCGGAGGGCACCCGGCCCGCGCCGGCTCAGCCGCCGCCCAGCCGGGCCGCGAAGACCACGGTGTCGTCCTCCTGGCGGGTGCCGAAGCCTTCCAGCAGGTGGTCGCAGAGCGCCTCCGGCTCGCCCGGTCCGGCCTCGGCCGCCAGGCGCAACCGCTCCAGCGAACGGTCCAGGTCCACCCCCCGGCGCTCGACCAGCCCGTCGGTGACCATCACCAGCCTGCTGCCGGGGGCCACCTCGTGCCGGGTCGCCGGCGGCTGCGGCAGGCCCAGGCCCAGCAGCGGGCCGTGCTCGTGGACGTACCGGGCCCGGCCGTCCGGGCCGACCAGCAGCGGCGGCAGGTGCCCGGCGTTCGCCAGGTGCAGCAGGCCCGTGCCGGACTCCAGCAGCGCGACACAGAGCGTGGCCGTCCAGCCCGGCCGGTGCCGGCCCAGCAGCGCGTCCAGGCGCTCCAGCAGCACATCGGCCGGATGCCCCTCGTTGGCGTACGCCCGCAGCGCGTGCCGCAGCTCCCCCATCACCATGGCGGCCTGCAGGTTGTGGCCGGCGACGTCGCCGACCGCCATCAGCAGGCCCCCGGGAGTGGCGACGGCCTCGTAGAAGTCCCCGCCGATCTCGTTCTCGGTCGCCGCCGGGAGGTAGCGCACCGCCAGGCCGACGCCCGGCCAGTCGGGGAGGGTCGCCGGCAGGAACGTACGCTGGAGTGTCAGGGCGAACTGGTGTTCCTCGCTGTAGAGCGCCACCACACCGCGGTTGGTCTCCTCCAGCTCCGCCGACAGCACCGAGTACCGCGCCACCGCCTCCCGGTGCTTCTCCCGCAACGCGGCGAGACTGCGCTCCGATTCGCGGCACCGGGCCCGGGAGGCCGCCAGGGCGGCCAGCAGTTCGCGCTCACGGGCCGAGGGCCCGCCGGCGGCCGGCGAGACGGCTCCGGACTCCCCCGGCAGCTCCCGTGCGCTAACCATGCGCACCCCGCAGGACCGACGGGCCGGCGGCGAGCGGACGGGCGACCGCCGCCGGCGGGACCATCGCCGAGGCGGCCGGGAGGCCCGGGGTCCGGCCGTCCGCGGCCGGACCCGCCTCGGCGGGGAACAGGGACATGTGATGATTCATCGGACCTCGGGCGGACTCGGGACGCGCCGGTCAAGGCGCGCGACTCGGGAGCGGCGGGACGGCTCCGGAAGGACTCGCCGTTCCGGACGCGGGGGGCGAACCGCCCCGCCGTACGTCCCGCCTGCCCGCCCCGGCCACTCCCATGCCCCTCGGTTCGCTCGGTACGGGGCACCGCCCGCTCCCCGCAGCCGACCGGCCGCTCGCACCGCCGGGCCACCCGCACCCACGGCCGTCCGTACCGACAACCGCTTGCACCCACGGCCGCTCGTACCCACAGCCGGCCGCACCACCGGTCGTTCACACCGCCGTCCGCACCGCCGGTCGTTCACACCGCCGGCGCGGAGTCCCGTCCGGCCGGACGGCCCGTGAAGCCGGGACCGGCCGGTTCGCGACTGCGCAGGCGGGCCGCGCCGAGCTCCGCCCAGACGCTCTTGCCGCCCGGATGCGGGTCGGCGCCCCAGCGCTCCGACAGCCGCGCCACGATGTGCAGCCCGTGGCCGCCCGGGGCGGTGGTGAGGTGCGGCGGACGCGGACCGGGCAGCGTCGTCTCGTGGTCCAGCACCTCGACCCGCAGCCCCTCCGGGGAGGCGGTGAGGACGAGTTCGCGCGGGCCACCGCCGTGGATGCAGGCGTTGGCGAGCAGCTCCGAGACGATCAGCAGGATGTCGTCGGTGAGGGTGTCGGCGTCGGCCCACCCCCAGTCCTCCAGGGCCTGCCGGGCGAAGTGCCGGCCGCGGCCGACGGGCCCGGGCACGGCCAGCAGGGCGAGGCGCCGGCGCTGGCCGGCCTTCGG
The sequence above is a segment of the Kitasatospora sp. NBC_00240 genome. Coding sequences within it:
- a CDS encoding response regulator, which encodes MAARPQAGSYSVLLVEDDAADAMLIEEALFEQGMARTIVKAEDGVVALEHLRENAARYPDLIILDLNMPRMNGRELLEVLKADEQLKLIPIVVLTTSAAPEDVSGAYHRHANAYVTKPVNLDDFTRAVQSIDNFYLETAAVLARP
- a CDS encoding PP2C family protein-serine/threonine phosphatase — its product is MVSARELPGESGAVSPAAGGPSARERELLAALAASRARCRESERSLAALREKHREAVARYSVLSAELEETNRGVVALYSEEHQFALTLQRTFLPATLPDWPGVGLAVRYLPAATENEIGGDFYEAVATPGGLLMAVGDVAGHNLQAAMVMGELRHALRAYANEGHPADVLLERLDALLGRHRPGWTATLCVALLESGTGLLHLANAGHLPPLLVGPDGRARYVHEHGPLLGLGLPQPPATRHEVAPGSRLVMVTDGLVERRGVDLDRSLERLRLAAEAGPGEPEALCDHLLEGFGTRQEDDTVVFAARLGGG
- a CDS encoding ATP-binding protein, which translates into the protein MPEAGTLTEQTWTDFIFRAGAAYDGTPGTASAARRFADDFLAEAQTVHGVPVTEALAGTVRLVVSELVTNAAKYAPGPCLLDLELTVDDIRVTVWDTEARLPAPRSPDPARVGQHGLEIVLAVCRRYDIERHAGGKRVRAHLPLD
- a CDS encoding ATP-binding protein, producing MPQRAGVPKAGQRRRLALLAVPGPVGRGRHFARQALEDWGWADADTLTDDILLIVSELLANACIHGGGPRELVLTASPEGLRVEVLDHETTLPGPRPPHLTTAPGGHGLHIVARLSERWGADPHPGGKSVWAELGAARLRSREPAGPGFTGRPAGRDSAPAV